Proteins encoded by one window of Pseudanabaena sp. BC1403:
- a CDS encoding response regulator, translating to MTCILVIEDEDLIRESLEDLLSVEGFEVITAENGERGVSLASQRHPDLILCDVMMPVLNGYGVLEQLRQDKTLSTVPFLFLTSLIDRRSTRRGMSLGADDYLEKPCTKDELLEAIAVRLGKQKAIEQRFEEKMEALRTSITLSLPHELQTPLSGIMGLSELMMMQSEELLPSEVHEYADGIHKSADRLYRLIQNYLLYSRLIVMRSQGMTRFNSTYPCDSQTIISNLGDRRAKSCDRLDDLELDLVEVDLAISSEDLSKIAEELIDNAFKYSSNGSKVVLSSKVTDTAWIFNIRDSGRGMTEQQVKNIGAFMQFERQFYEQQGMGLGLSLAKILVEFYGGNLEIKSQENMGTNLCISIPLSL from the coding sequence ATGGGGAAAGAGGAGTAAGTCTGGCAAGCCAAAGACATCCTGATTTGATTCTTTGTGACGTAATGATGCCTGTACTTAATGGCTATGGAGTCCTCGAACAATTACGGCAAGATAAAACTTTGAGTACTGTCCCTTTTCTGTTTTTGACTTCGCTGATAGATCGGCGCAGTACTCGCAGGGGTATGTCTTTAGGTGCTGATGATTATTTAGAAAAGCCCTGCACCAAAGATGAATTGCTAGAAGCGATCGCTGTCCGTTTAGGTAAACAAAAAGCTATAGAACAACGCTTTGAAGAAAAGATGGAAGCTTTGCGGACTAGTATCACTCTATCTCTGCCCCATGAGTTACAGACTCCTCTTTCTGGAATTATGGGACTGTCAGAATTGATGATGATGCAAAGCGAAGAGTTGCTCCCCTCTGAAGTTCATGAATATGCTGATGGTATTCACAAATCTGCTGATCGTCTCTATCGATTGATCCAAAACTATTTGCTCTACAGTCGTTTAATAGTGATGAGATCGCAAGGGATGACTAGATTTAACTCAACATATCCGTGCGATAGCCAAACGATTATTAGCAATCTAGGCGATCGCAGGGCAAAATCATGCGATCGCCTAGATGATCTAGAACTAGATCTTGTAGAAGTTGATCTTGCCATTTCGTCAGAAGACTTATCTAAAATTGCTGAGGAATTAATCGATAATGCCTTCAAATATTCCTCAAATGGTAGCAAGGTAGTTCTCAGTAGTAAGGTTACTGATACAGCATGGATATTTAATATCCGAGATAGCGGTCGAGGCATGACTGAGCAGCAGGTTAAAAATATTGGTGCATTTATGCAGTTTGAGCGCCAATTTTATGAACAGCAAGGTATGGGACTAGGTTTATCGCTAGCGAAGATTTTAGTTGAATTTTATGGCGGTAATCTTGAGATTAAAAGCCAAGAAAATATGGGCACAAATCTTTGTATTTCAATTCCTCTTTCATTATGA